Sequence from the Enhydrobacter sp. genome:
ATGGATTGCCTACCTTCAGTGCGATAAGAACCTCAACGAGATGCCACTCAAACCGCGACGTTGTCGATCAGCCGCGTGCGGCCAAGTCGGGCCGCCGCTGCAATCCGCGCCTGGCCGGCGACACGTTCGATCGGCGCGAGGCTCTCAGCATCGACGACATCGAAGTACTCGACCTTGTCGAAACCCGCGGCACACAGCGCGTGCGTCGACTCCGCGGCCGCGTTGGCGCACGGCGTGCGGCCGTCCCGTACTTTGGCCGCGAGCGCGGTGAGCTCGCGATACATCGCAATGGCGATCTTGTGTTCTTGGGGCGAGAGGTAGCGGTTGCGCGACGACATGGCGAGCCCATCGGGCTCGCGGATAGTCGGCATCCCCACGATCTCGATGGGCATGGCAAGGTCGCGCGCCATGCGCTTCAGCACCTGGAGCTGCTGATAGTCCTTCTCGCCGAAATAGCCGCGGTCGGGCATGGCCATCATCAGGAGCTTGCATACGACCGTGGCGACGCCCTGGAAGTGGCCGGGCCTGAAGGGCCCGCACAGCCCGTCGGTCAGGTCGGCCACCGTCACCGTCGTGAGCTGCGGGCCAGCGTACATCTCCCCCACACCAGGCGCATAGGCGATGCGGCAGCCCGCCGCCTCGAGCTTGGCGAAGTCGCCCGCTTCGTCGCGCGGATAGGCGGCGAAATCCTCGTTCGGTCCGAACTGCGTCGGATTGACGAAGATCGAGGCAACCGGCACGTCGCCGCGATCGAGCGCACCCTGCACCAGGCTGGTATGGCCCGCGTGCAGCGCGCCCATGGTCGGGATCATGCCGATGGTGCGGCCGGCGGCCCGGAACTCGCCGACCGCGCGGCGCAGATCCGCAACGGTCCGCACGACAGTGAGAGCTTTCATGCCGTCCGTCCTCGTACACTAAACCCGTAGGGACATGCTGCTCGGTCTTCTCGCCTAGCCCGTCCGAAGACGATGTTAGCTCGCCACGTTGCCGCCCCTTGGTAGCAACGCGCCGGACGAGGATGGGGCCCCGGAGGTGAGGACGATCCCCTCATACCCATTCTGCGCGACTTCGGTGATGCGGGCCACGTACTTCGGAGCGCCACCGTTGTAGACGAAGTAGCGGATCCTGCCGTGCTCGTGGCCGGGAACGTTCGAGTTGTAGCCGGTGAACCAGGACTTGGCTTTCCGCATCAGCATCGTCGCGTACATCTGCGTGACGTGGGCGGTCCAGCTTTGTTCCGCCTCGCGCGTCGCCTCGGCGCGCATGTAGCCGTGCTCCCACATGTACTCGAGCAGGTCGGTGCACCAGTTGACGCCAGTCTCGATGCCACGCGGATAGTTGGTCGAGGCGGAGCCGCTCTGCGGCCCGGCCGGCATCACAAGGTTCGGGAAGCCGTGGATGAGCATCCCGAGAAACGTCGACGGTCCGTCCTTCCACTTATCGCACAGCGTCTCGCCATCGACACCCCGGATGTCGATGTGATCGAAGGCACCGGTGATCGCATCGAAGCCCGTGGCGTAGACGATGATGTCGAAGTCGTAGTCGCGCTCGGTGGTGCGCAGGCCGGTCTCGGTCACGCGCACGATCGGCGTCTCGCTGATGTCGACGAGATTCACGTTGGGCCGGTTGTAGGCCTCAAAGTAATGGGTCTCCATCGGGACCCGCTGGACACCAAAGCCGTGATCCCGGGGGATCAGCTTCTCCGCGACCAGGGGGTCCTTCACCCGCCTGCGGATGCGGTCCGCGATATGTTCGGAGAACTCCGCGTTCGCTTCCTCGTTGGTGAAGATCTCGCGGAAATTCCGCAGCCAGATCGCGAAGCCGGGTTGGTCGTAGAGCCGGTCCCAAAGCTTCAGCCGCTCCTCGCGCGAGACCTCGTAGAAGCCGCGCCGGTCCGGCTCGTGCTCGAAGCCGCCCGGGGTGCGCGCGCAGGTCGCGAAAATCTCGTCATAGCGCGCGCGGATATCGGCCATCTCTGCTTCGGAGACTGGCCTGTTGTTCAGCGGGGCGCTCCAGTTGGGCCGTCGCTGGAAGACCGTCAGTTCGCCGACCTTGTCGGCGATTTCGGCGATCACCTGAATGCCCGTTGCGCCGGTGCCGATGACGGCGACCCTCTTGCCGGCCAGCTCGACCGGTTCGTGCGGCCAGTAGAACGTGTGGAACGAGTGGCCCTTGAAGCTGTCCATGCCCTCGAATCGCGGCAGGGTCGGAATCGACAGCAGGCCCAGCGCCATGATCACGAACCGGCAGGTGACTTCACGTCCGTCCGCGATTTTCAGCCGCCAGAGATTGTGCGCCTCGTCGTAGTGCGCCGCCTCCACCTTCGCGTTGAACTGCATGTATTTGCGCAGGTCGAACTTTTCCGCGACATAGTTCAGATAGCGCAGATTCTCCGGCTGGCCCGAGAACCGCTCCTTCCAGTGCCACTCGTTCAGCAATTCCTTCGAGAACGAGTAGCCATAAGTGTAGCTCTCCGAGTCGAAGCGGGCACCGGGATACCGGTTCCAGTACCACGTCCCGCCGAGATCCGGCGCGGCCTCGAGCACCGTTGCGCGCACCCCGAGGTCGGCCAGCCGCTTGATCTGATAGATGCCGGCCACGCCAGCACCGATGACGATAGCCTCATAGTCCGGTTCGTTCCTGTCCCTCATGCGCCACTCCCGTTCCGCCGCGTTGACAAAATCGACGCCGCTACTTCGGCGTCACGCCACCGGCGCGCCTTGCCGGGTCAGCCTGAACCCTTCGTACCCGCTCGCGGCGACGGCGTCGCAGCGCCGCTTGTAGGCGTCGAAGCCGCCGACATAGGGCATGAACACCCGCGGCTTGTCCGGGATGTTGGCCCCGAGATACCAGGAGTTGGCGAGCGGATAGAGCGTACTGTCGGCCACGGCATTGACGTGCTGCACCCAGGCGGCTTCGGCTTCGACCATCGGTTCGATGCGATCGAGGCCATGTCGGCGCATGTGATCGAGGCAGCCGGCGATCCAGTCGGTGTGCTGCTCGATCGAGGCGATCATCTGCGTCTTCACGCCAGGGCTGCCAGGGCCGGTGATGATGAGCATGTTGGGGAAACCGGCAACCATCAGCCCGAGATAGGTCAACGG
This genomic interval carries:
- the panC gene encoding pantoate--beta-alanine ligase, with product MKALTVVRTVADLRRAVGEFRAAGRTIGMIPTMGALHAGHTSLVQGALDRGDVPVASIFVNPTQFGPNEDFAAYPRDEAGDFAKLEAAGCRIAYAPGVGEMYAGPQLTTVTVADLTDGLCGPFRPGHFQGVATVVCKLLMMAMPDRGYFGEKDYQQLQVLKRMARDLAMPIEIVGMPTIREPDGLAMSSRNRYLSPQEHKIAIAMYRELTALAAKVRDGRTPCANAAAESTHALCAAGFDKVEYFDVVDAESLAPIERVAGQARIAAAARLGRTRLIDNVAV
- a CDS encoding NAD(P)/FAD-dependent oxidoreductase, translating into MRDRNEPDYEAIVIGAGVAGIYQIKRLADLGVRATVLEAAPDLGGTWYWNRYPGARFDSESYTYGYSFSKELLNEWHWKERFSGQPENLRYLNYVAEKFDLRKYMQFNAKVEAAHYDEAHNLWRLKIADGREVTCRFVIMALGLLSIPTLPRFEGMDSFKGHSFHTFYWPHEPVELAGKRVAVIGTGATGIQVIAEIADKVGELTVFQRRPNWSAPLNNRPVSEAEMADIRARYDEIFATCARTPGGFEHEPDRRGFYEVSREERLKLWDRLYDQPGFAIWLRNFREIFTNEEANAEFSEHIADRIRRRVKDPLVAEKLIPRDHGFGVQRVPMETHYFEAYNRPNVNLVDISETPIVRVTETGLRTTERDYDFDIIVYATGFDAITGAFDHIDIRGVDGETLCDKWKDGPSTFLGMLIHGFPNLVMPAGPQSGSASTNYPRGIETGVNWCTDLLEYMWEHGYMRAEATREAEQSWTAHVTQMYATMLMRKAKSWFTGYNSNVPGHEHGRIRYFVYNGGAPKYVARITEVAQNGYEGIVLTSGAPSSSGALLPRGGNVAS